The nucleotide sequence CGTGCGATGACTGTCGTATCCCCGTCGGTCACCTGCGGGACTGCTGTCTCCGCATCGGTCGTTGTCGGGGTCGACTCACCACTCATTGTGTCTCACCTCGTTGCCGCATCGCGATCATCGTAATGATCGAGAGCGCAGCCATGGCGACGACGGAGATTTCCCCCATCGTATCGAAGGCCCGGAAGTCGACGAGGATGACGTTCACGATGTTGCTCCCGCCACCCCACTCGAGCAGCCACTGGCCGTGCTCTGTGGGGACCCCACCGCGTTCGAGGAAGTACGTGTAGATCGGCTTCCCCGGCGTTGCGGCCGTCGAGACGAGCACTGTCAGGAAGACGGTCACGCCGACGACTCCCGAGACGATGGTGTCCGTGACTATCTGGCGGCGTTTCAGATCGCCGTAGAACGCCGGCAGCTTGTTCAACACGAGCAGGAACAGGACGAGCACGAGCGTCTCGATGACGAGCTGAGTCAGCGCCAGATCCGGCGCGTTCGCCAGGATGTAGAAGATGGCGACCATGAACCCGAGGATCGACAGCGTCAGGACGCCGGCGACGTGGGAGGGTGCGATCGTCACGGCGAGTGCCGCCACGACGGCGACGCCCAGCACGATGACGATCGGGGCAGCCAGCGTAATCGAGGAGAGCGCGGGCAGGACGACGCCGGCGGCGACGTACCCACCGATCGTGAGTGCGGCGACGCCGACCAGTAGCCAACTCGCGTACGTTCGAATTCGGCCGGTGTGGAGGCGTTCGGCGACAACGCCCGTCCGGTCGAGCCAGTTCATGATCCCGTCGTAGTACCAGTTCGGCGACAGCGGCTTGATCGACGCCAACCGATCGACGACGGCCGCGAGCCGATCGTAGTAGGGATAGGCGACTGCGCCGACACCGACCGTAATCGCGCTCATGCCCGCCGCTGGCGTGAGCGAGGTCGGGAGGTAGTAGCCAAAGTGCGGATTGGAAGCCCCCACGCTTTCGAGGATCCGGTTGATGAACGCTTCGAGCGGCCAGAAGTGGATACCGAGTGTCCCACCGATACCGCCGAGCCCGATCACGCCCGCCAGCGTGGCGAGAATGACCGGCGGCGCGAGCATCGGGAGGGGCGGCGAGTGGACGTGCTCGAGGGCGTCCGGCCGGTCGCCGAAGAACAGCGAGAGGAACTTGATCGAATACAGGAACGTGAAGATACTCCCGAAGACCGCGACAACGGGAAGCAGCCACCACAGCCCACCTGCGTGTTCGGCCGCGTGGAAGGTCGCTTCAAACAGCAACTCCTTCGAGTAAAAACCGTTGAACGGCGGGAGGCCGGCCATGCCGAGAGCCGCCACGACGGCCACGGCGGCGGTGATCGGGAGGTCACGCCAGAGGCCGCCGAGTTCCGACAGCAACCGACTGCCGGCCTCGTGGGCGACGATCCCGGCGACGAGGAACAGCGCCGCCTTGAACAGCGCGTGATTCAGGATGTGGAACGCGCCCGTCTCCGCGCCGTATTTGTACTGTATGCCGAATCCGGCGACGATGAGGCCGAGATGCGAGGCCGTCGAGTACGCGAGCAGTTCCTTGATGTCGTCGGCCTTGATCGCGAGCATCGCGCCGACGGTCATCGTCAGCAGGCCGAGACTGGCAAACAGGAGTTCCCACTCGGCCGAGCCAAGCAGCGGCCGGAACCGGCCGATGAGATACACGCCGGCTTTGACCATCGTCGCCGAGTGGAGGAAGGCCGAGACCGGTGTCGGGGCCTCCATGGCGTTGGGTAGCCAGATGTGCAGCGGTACCTGCGCGGATTTCGCCGCGGCACCGACCGCGAGCAGCGCCAGGACGGGCACGAACAGTCCCGCCGACCGAAGTCCCTCCCGCATCGCCCCGGCGTTTTCGATCATTGAGCCCTCGCCGGCCAGCCGGAACGTGGCTGTGCCCATAACGTCGGCTGAGACGGTATGCAACAGGAGGAAAGCGATAAGCAAGAACAGCCCGCCGGCGACCGTGATGACCATCGCCTTCCGGGCGGCATATTGCGAATCCGGGTCGTCCTGATAGTGGCCAATCAGAATGAACGACGAGACGCTCGTGAGTTCCCAGAAGACGAACAGCGCGAGCAGGTCGGCGGCGAAGGCGACTCCGAGCATCG is from Halorhabdus sp. BNX81 and encodes:
- the mbhE gene encoding hydrogen gas-evolving membrane-bound hydrogenase subunit E; this translates as MQSPSQSVLLVVLALPFLAAAIAPLVYRLAGERVAYFGAAVAAVAFGLIGTQYGTEGVVSIPWIPSLDVSLALYVDGLSLLLGFVVSGIGILIFTYSGGYMHDEPGKAKFYTTLLVFMGAMLGVAFAADLLALFVFWELTSVSSFILIGHYQDDPDSQYAARKAMVITVAGGLFLLIAFLLLHTVSADVMGTATFRLAGEGSMIENAGAMREGLRSAGLFVPVLALLAVGAAAKSAQVPLHIWLPNAMEAPTPVSAFLHSATMVKAGVYLIGRFRPLLGSAEWELLFASLGLLTMTVGAMLAIKADDIKELLAYSTASHLGLIVAGFGIQYKYGAETGAFHILNHALFKAALFLVAGIVAHEAGSRLLSELGGLWRDLPITAAVAVVAALGMAGLPPFNGFYSKELLFEATFHAAEHAGGLWWLLPVVAVFGSIFTFLYSIKFLSLFFGDRPDALEHVHSPPLPMLAPPVILATLAGVIGLGGIGGTLGIHFWPLEAFINRILESVGASNPHFGYYLPTSLTPAAGMSAITVGVGAVAYPYYDRLAAVVDRLASIKPLSPNWYYDGIMNWLDRTGVVAERLHTGRIRTYASWLLVGVAALTIGGYVAAGVVLPALSSITLAAPIVIVLGVAVVAALAVTIAPSHVAGVLTLSILGFMVAIFYILANAPDLALTQLVIETLVLVLFLLVLNKLPAFYGDLKRRQIVTDTIVSGVVGVTVFLTVLVSTAATPGKPIYTYFLERGGVPTEHGQWLLEWGGGSNIVNVILVDFRAFDTMGEISVVAMAALSIITMIAMRQRGETQ